Proteins from one Anopheles nili chromosome 2, idAnoNiliSN_F5_01, whole genome shotgun sequence genomic window:
- the LOC128721411 gene encoding G-protein coupled receptor Mth2-like: MTLLGDKTTLLLLIGCVLILGSGVVGKFITTHDAKASQCCQESYGVDGKEQRCIRTDGNYSTEIPLNCTHRYMIFREVEQEIYVDEAGMLVDGYFRIQPNEFCLGQTTEDDRLQSVFVVCFNMEHMETFSTMFVSKGIMMLVSVFFLLVTLYIYYIIPDLRETQDKVTSAAVACLAVFMFLLSIIQLWMSLSQTLFCKVIGFLMYFFLISYFAWLNMVMANVWKLTVARRWKIKERSWYVLNHIYAGTVAVTLTTMVYIYNTRYPTLGEDSCWFRTEREQSYFVYLPLSVMLSINIFLFGWTSFHLHASGDDISPDRQKSLRYKCMLYLKLFLLSGLIWVFEILSFHMNKDLVPQSWFWIVVDAINCLHGVLIFFVLIVWRQRIKRELANRRLFCMRTPAHWAELKDDEQEHLHDEGRDTGKYDLIIK, encoded by the exons atgacgctCTTGGGtgacaaaaccaccctcctcCTGTTGATTGGGTGCGTGCTGATCCTGGGAAGCggtgtggtgggaaaattcataACGACACACGACGCGAAAGCCTCCCAATGCTGCCAGGAGTCGTACGGTGTCGATGGCAAGGAGCAGCGGTGCATCCGCACGGACGGTAATTACTCGACGGAAATACCTCTCAACTGCACCCACAGGTACATGATCTTCCGCGAGGTCGAACAGGAGATATACGTCGACGAAGCTGGCATGTTGGTTGACGGTTATTTCCGGATCCAACCGAACGA GTTCTGCCTTGGCCAGACGACGGAGGATGACCGATTGCAATCGGTGTTTGTGGTGTGCTTCAACATGGAACACATGGAAACGTTTTCCACCATGTTCGTCAGCAAGGGCATCATGATGCTGGTCTCCGTCTTCTTCCTGCTCGTCACGCTCTACATCTACTACATCATTCCGGACCTGCGGGAAACGCAGGACAAAGTGACCTCGGCCGCGGTCGCCTGCCTGGCGGTGTTCATGTTCCTGCTCAGCATTATTCAGCTGTGGATGTCCCTGTCGCAAACGCTCTTCTGCAAGGTCATCG GCTTCCTGATGTACTTCTTCCTCATCAGCTACTTCGCATGGTTGAACATGGTCATGGCTAACGTATGGAAATTGACGGT CGCCCGTCGGTGGAAGATCAAGGAACGGTCCTGGTACGTCCTGAACCATATCTACGCAGGCACGGTCGCCGTCACTCTGACGACGATGGTCTACATCTACAACACCCGGTATCCGACGCTCGGGGAAGATTCCTGCTGGTTCCGAA CCGAACGAGAGCAGTCATACTTCGTCTACCTGCCGCTGAGCGTAATGCTGAGCATCAACATTTTCCTGTTCGGCTGGACGAGCTTCCATCTGCACGCGAGCGGAGATGACATCAGCCCCGACCGGCAGAAGTCGCTCCGGTACAAGTGCATGCTGTACCTGAAGCTGTTCCTGCTGTCCGGGCTCATCTGGGTGTTCGAGATCCTGTCGTTCCACATGAACAAGGACCTGGTGCCGCAGTCCTGGTTCTGGATCGTGGTCGATGCCATCAACTGCCTGCACGGGGTGCTCATCTTCTTCGTGCTGATCGTCTGGCGGCAGCGTATTAAGCGCGAGCTGGCCAACCGTCGGTTGTTCTGCATGAGGACTCCGGCTCACTGGGCCGAGCTGAAGGACGACGAGCAGGAGCACCTGCACGACGAAG GTCGCGATACGGGAAAGTACGACCTTATCATCAAGTAA